DNA from Methanomicrobia archaeon:
AGCACGTTTGGGATTTGCAACACGAAGAACAGAACGATCAGGATTTCGGATCGTTTACTGCAGATGCCGACGTTCGTGCATGACTACGTCGTGGTGCACGAGCTCGCGCACTTGCACGTGCCGAGACACGGACCTGAGTTCTGGGTGCTCGTCAATCGATATCCGAAAACGGAGCGTGCGCGCGGCTATTTAATGGCGGTTGGCATGACCGATTGAGATGAATGCATGAATGGTGGAGTCCTCAAACTTAAAAAGTACTTTTAAAGTATCATGTAGATATACATAAAGTTTATGCTCTGATTTAATGATCGTGAACGTAAGATCATTGAGAAGGGAGAAGCAGAGGCGAAAGAGAGGAACGGAAGAAGGAGAAGAAAATGAGAAAGAAAGAAGGGTATAAAGATGATTTCATTTTATCATTGGAAGCCGATAGGTGGCTCTTTCATGCGGATCTCCTCGTTGACAAGGCGCACGTGGTGATGCTAAAGGAGAGGGGGATCATAAAGAAGGAGGGCGCGGCTATTCTGAACTGCTTAGTGGATATAGAGGAGCGCAGCGAGGATTTTATCGAGCACGAGCTTCCCAAATACGAGGATGTGCACACGGCGATCGAATCGGTGGTGATACGGGAGATAGGCGCGGACGTCGGCGGGCGGATGCATACCGGGCGGTCGCGCAATGACGAAGTGGCGACGTGCATACGCATAGCGCTCCGTGCTGAGCTGTTCGAGCTGCTGGAGGCGGTGAACGACTTGCGAAGCGCGTTACTCGATAAAGCGGATAAGAATGTCAATACGCTCATGCCGGGCTACACGCATTTGCAGCATGCACAACCAACCACCTTCGCACACTACGCGTTGGCGCACGCCGATGCGTTCGCTCGCGATTTCGCACGGCTCATAACCGCATACGAGCGTACGAACGTCAGTCCCCTGGGTGCCGCCGCATTTGCCTCGACGGGTTTTCCGATCGATCGGGATCAAACGGCGAAGCTGCTCGGGTTCGATTCCGTGCTGGAACACTCGATGGATGCTGTATCCACACGCGATTTCGTCATTGAGTCGATTGCGTGCTTCTCCAATCTGATGACCAACCTGAGCAGACTGGCGGAAGAGCTTATACTCTGGAGCACGTCCGAGTTCGATCTCATCCGCGTTCCTGAGGACTATGCGACGGGAAGCTCGATCATGCCGCAGAAACGGAACCAGGACTACGCAGAACTGGTACGTGCGCGAGCAGGCACGGTCCACGGCTGTTTGCTGAGCGTGCTTTCGATCTGCAAAGCGTTACCCTATTCGTATAATCGGGATTTACAGGAAGTGACGCCGCACCTGCTGCGCGCCGTGAAGACCACGACCGCGTCGGTAGCCGTAATGAAGAGCATGATCCAAGGCCTGGAAGTGAAGCAGGAGGCGCTGGAGAAGCA
Protein-coding regions in this window:
- the argH gene encoding argininosuccinate lyase, with amino-acid sequence MRKKEGYKDDFILSLEADRWLFHADLLVDKAHVVMLKERGIIKKEGAAILNCLVDIEERSEDFIEHELPKYEDVHTAIESVVIREIGADVGGRMHTGRSRNDEVATCIRIALRAELFELLEAVNDLRSALLDKADKNVNTLMPGYTHLQHAQPTTFAHYALAHADAFARDFARLITAYERTNVSPLGAAAFASTGFPIDRDQTAKLLGFDSVLEHSMDAVSTRDFVIESIACFSNLMTNLSRLAEELILWSTSEFDLIRVPEDYATGSSIMPQKRNQDYAELVRARAGTVHGCLLSVLSICKALPYSYNRDLQEVTPHLLRAVKTTTASVAVMKSMIQGLEVKQEALEKQASRGFTTATELADTIVRETGTPFRTAHKIVASLASVLTEENWGVLTDKEAEKAFVAEIIRMIDDIALEITGEKLSEKKGLTEKKVAEALNIASNVQKRRVKGGPAKKEVQRMLGKRKADLERDEKERQEKEERVKKSLDELDREVKRKKRVITVIRKPNPNVVVERIKEMRK